A region of Lycium barbarum isolate Lr01 chromosome 3, ASM1917538v2, whole genome shotgun sequence DNA encodes the following proteins:
- the LOC132630119 gene encoding thioredoxin-like protein AAED1, chloroplastic isoform X1, giving the protein MFQISSIQEPAMMISLSAPAHNSAFTVAVGRSVGRTPLHNNVNLTTKLLSFNCNLSSPLHLIPTFSANSASHRSFAISSSTGTETPVVSEDTINVLDDVQVFDLKGQGVPISDLWKDRKAVVAFARHFGCVLCRIRADYLAAEKDKMDAAGVALVLIGPGSVDQARTFYEQTKFKGEVYADPSYRSYEALKFVSGVTTTFTPGAGLKIIQAYMDGYRQDWELSFEKDTRTRGGWRQGGIIVAGPGKNNITYIHKDKEAGDDPDIKDILNACCVQPS; this is encoded by the exons ATGTTCCAAATTTCGTCCATTCAAGAACCGGCCATGATGATTTCTCTTTCTGCACCTGCACATAACTCTGCCTTCACTGTAGCGGTTGGCAGAAGTGTTGGTCGAACCCCACTTCACAATAATGTTAATTTGACAACAAAACTATTAAGTTTTAACTGCAATCTCAGCTCTCCCCTCCACTTAATCCCCACATTTTCAGCAAATTCTGCTTCCCACAGGTCCTTTGCTATCTCCAGCTCCACAG GAACAGAGACTCCAGTGGTGAGTGAGGACACCATCAATGTgttagatgatgttcaagtattTGATCTGAAAGGACAAGGAGTACCTATTTCGGATCTGTGGAAAGATAGGAAAGCAGTCGTTGCCTTTGCTCGTCATTTTGG ATGCGTCCTTTGTCGCATAAGAGCTGATTATCTTGCAGCTGAGAAG GATAAGATGGATGCAGCGGGAGTTGCACTTGTTTTAATTGGACCTGGTAGTGTTGATCAG GCCAGAACATTCTATGAGCAAACAAAGTTTAAAGGAG AGGTTTATGCTGATCCGAGCTATAGGTCTTATGAGGCTTTAAAATTTGTGTCAGGCGTTACGACCACATTCACTCCCGGG GCAGGtctgaaaataatacaagcatACATGGATGGCTATAGACAGGATTGGGAGCTTTCTTTTGAAAAGGACACCAGGACACGAGGTGGCTG GCGACAAGGAGGAATTATTGTTGCAGGTCCTGGTAAAAACAACATCACATACATACACAAG GACAAAGAAGCAGGGGATGATCCAGATATAAAAGATATCTTGAATGCTTGCTGTGTACAACCTAGTTAA
- the LOC132630119 gene encoding thioredoxin-like protein AAED1, chloroplastic isoform X2 — protein MFQISSIQEPAMMISLSAPAHNSAFTVAVGRSVGRTPLHNNVNLTTKLLSFNCNLSSPLHLIPTFSANSASHRSFAISSSTETPVVSEDTINVLDDVQVFDLKGQGVPISDLWKDRKAVVAFARHFGCVLCRIRADYLAAEKDKMDAAGVALVLIGPGSVDQARTFYEQTKFKGEVYADPSYRSYEALKFVSGVTTTFTPGAGLKIIQAYMDGYRQDWELSFEKDTRTRGGWRQGGIIVAGPGKNNITYIHKDKEAGDDPDIKDILNACCVQPS, from the exons ATGTTCCAAATTTCGTCCATTCAAGAACCGGCCATGATGATTTCTCTTTCTGCACCTGCACATAACTCTGCCTTCACTGTAGCGGTTGGCAGAAGTGTTGGTCGAACCCCACTTCACAATAATGTTAATTTGACAACAAAACTATTAAGTTTTAACTGCAATCTCAGCTCTCCCCTCCACTTAATCCCCACATTTTCAGCAAATTCTGCTTCCCACAGGTCCTTTGCTATCTCCAGCTCCACAG AGACTCCAGTGGTGAGTGAGGACACCATCAATGTgttagatgatgttcaagtattTGATCTGAAAGGACAAGGAGTACCTATTTCGGATCTGTGGAAAGATAGGAAAGCAGTCGTTGCCTTTGCTCGTCATTTTGG ATGCGTCCTTTGTCGCATAAGAGCTGATTATCTTGCAGCTGAGAAG GATAAGATGGATGCAGCGGGAGTTGCACTTGTTTTAATTGGACCTGGTAGTGTTGATCAG GCCAGAACATTCTATGAGCAAACAAAGTTTAAAGGAG AGGTTTATGCTGATCCGAGCTATAGGTCTTATGAGGCTTTAAAATTTGTGTCAGGCGTTACGACCACATTCACTCCCGGG GCAGGtctgaaaataatacaagcatACATGGATGGCTATAGACAGGATTGGGAGCTTTCTTTTGAAAAGGACACCAGGACACGAGGTGGCTG GCGACAAGGAGGAATTATTGTTGCAGGTCCTGGTAAAAACAACATCACATACATACACAAG GACAAAGAAGCAGGGGATGATCCAGATATAAAAGATATCTTGAATGCTTGCTGTGTACAACCTAGTTAA